The stretch of DNA AGTCGGACCAAAGAGAATACAGTATATACTCATTGATCGGACAGATTTTCATTTTAACTATATATTTATGAACGTTGGCAATTTCAGACACAAAATGAAAATGGAAGAACCTCGGGCAAATTCACTTGTGAAATAGTCCATCAACTTCAAAATCTTGtgtatataacaaaaaaaaattattttaaaatccaatttcaattttcaaaatccaatggcctaCATTCAGTTTGTATGTTGACACCAAGTACCTAAAATTGGTGATGACCCCAACAGCAATTTTTTGGCCCTGAACACTcaacaatttgaaataaaagGTTTTCAGTATTTATTAGCGGAGATAAATATTCCAATGGAACATATAGTTTAACTTATAAAGCCTGTGatgatattataaatacatGTTCCATTATTACTGTATAATAAGAAGCCATTTCACATTATCAAGTTTATCCTGTCTCCCCATGTCTCAGATGGAAGACGTTTTCATTTCTCATCGCctttgattcttttttttttatcaatgccGTATATGTTAGCATCTAAAGCTTGACTGATTCTAATAACTCTTTCATTGTTGTTTAATGAAATATCCAGGACTTGACTTTTTTCATGATAATAGATTTTCAAGGTTTTCCTTTTTTTCACAAATCAAATATGTTTTGTATTGAACCATTTTTTCTTACTTTAAATATCACATGTTTGAACATGTTCCACTGATTTGTCATTAGCTGGTAATTTTCACTGTACTtgctagatcagggtggtccaaggttgtcagcctcgcgggccacacaattatttttgtattgtttgcgggccacaatagtgccaagaattggtgaacagtgcaatacaaaacaaacactttcattgtccaaacacattgatcggtatttgtcatttatcaagctaaaacatgcaaaaactaccaaaaaactcactaaggCGTACAAAAATTTCACTATATccacatttagtgtaagatttcaaactcataACTGAGAAAGGGGAAAATCCCGTTTTAGATTgtctgtttgaattggtcagctttgtcagctattttcattgatatttagttatcaagcatagccaaccaaggctaatatatttctcattcgattttagttttctatgaagcctgttttgttagcatatatttccGACGAAAAATAAAAGACCATTTAACAATTTAGTctagccaagcacattattcaacttcgccAGTTGATATCTTGCTTGTTGATATCTTGCAGATTAGTTAATGTTACGGGAGAAGCCAAGGAAGTCGAGGCTCTGAAAAACAtctattattttttgaaaaataccaacatGCCGCGGAACGCGAAGTAACGATTTGCCGATCAAAAATCTACGCTTGACCGCACTCTGAAGCACGTGAGTAATTTTTTGGCcgacttttttttgtttatgacGCGGTCTCACGTCTCGAGTGCCATCATTTGCCTGCCACGTCTCATTTATTTCGATACGAATATGGCAGAAAATGAGAATTCGGATACTATTTCAGTCACGGAAACGTGAGTACAAACactcattatttttttaattattgctTTAGTGTTTCCATTGAAACAACATGAGTTCATGACTGTTACTAAGTGATATTTTGATTTGGAATCTACTTTGCTCATCGGCGCCATTTTGAATACTGACACCTTGCCACTAACTTCAATAGGCGTCTCGCTTTGCAAAAATGCTTTGCTGCATTGACGATGTGTGATTGTATTTTATTGGAGTGTGTTTTTGGTGTCGTCTGGTCCAACTCCAGCTGGACCAGCAatagaaagaaaatattaaGGAAATATTAAATCCTTATTAATAATAAGGATGGTGATGCGTAATGTGCTGAACTTTATTGTATTCCTGTATAAACACATATTAAAAaagaagggggggggggggattgaAATACTTAACTTACTTAGTTTAGAAAATCATAGGAATAATGGAAAATAtgttaatttattaaaatatattacgCCAATGTTTTTAATGtgaattcttttgaaaatatgtaAACAATATCCTTGTTTTGACCATACCCTATATTACAGACTGAGTCATGTTGAAACTGTTCCAGTAGTTACCGAAACGCAATCTACTACACTGTCATCAGAacaaccaaacacaacagatgTTACAATAGATGACCAAGTGAAATCTGAAATTACAGTTTTGCCAGGAGTCAGGTGATAAGTGAATTTTTTgtgtatcatttatttttaaatgttgtATAAAGTATGATGTGAAATtcgtcaaataaaaataatcgaaTACTTTGATTAAATGGCAGAAATTTCGGATACATTTCTTGAATTTTTTACTTTTCTAAACAATCTGCCCATTGCTTCGTTGTACTGCAAAAGTTGCTCATGTGGCGTAGATGTTTTGTGCAACAGCCAATTACTGATTTGTGACATGTTTTCTAATATCGCAATTGTGCGGTTGTATTGAATTTGTTGTGGATcaaataaaactgaatatgctatTAATTTTGCACACTGTGGTTGAAGAATATTTTTATGGAAATATgggaaaaatataattatgtgTTCATTTTTAAGACACTCATTCTTCAATGAAGGTTTCAGAAATTTTCAACTCAACGAGGATGTGATTTTTTTAGCTTGTCCATGGGTTCCATttcatttgaacccacgtacatttgaacccacgacaattgcacctgcgtactattgcacctatagacatttttttacggatatttgtgCCCCTACTAACCCtgacccatggattttagcaccctcgtatagattgaacctgcggatatacgggtgcaaatgtatgcgTTCAAAGGCACGGCCACCtcatttctgcattttgttATTGCTTGTGCGAACTATCTATCGATcatcattgaaaatttatattttctgatctaaattttttctgataaaaatgTACTATTGTACAGGAGTTATATTGAAGAGGCGAATCCGGATAGATCATGTCATTTTACACACGATTTCGAAGAAATTCTTGAAGCATCTGATAAAGAAGATTTAAGTTGCATATATTGCACTGACTATGTATCTTGTGACATAGATCATTTTAAGAATCATTTGTTGAGAGTACATTACACATTTGCATACAATTATATGCTTGATGAACAGAATGGtaagaatttgaatttttttcaacattatatCATGTATCGTGTTCCATTTTCCTGTAGATATTGTTCATTAACATATTATCTATTGAAGCACAGACCGTATATTTCGTGGTCATTTCGTTTTAAAGTTGCGTTAAGTAAAGTGGATTTTTTTGTATAGTTGATTACAAATACATATTCTCAGCCCAATCTTTATCATTTTATGTTGACAATTTATAtgacaatttttgaaataagacGACAAATAGGTTATCTTGACCTCTCTCATAAGTAAACAGTTTCTTTTTCTGTTACAACTTGGTTGCATATTTTCTTGTATTGTTGGTTTCCATTTAGTTTTGAAGTGTGAACTTATTCCCTTGCATGTATAagttattatcaaaaatttcatgaaaCTAAGATACTTCATCTTTGTAGAAAAATGTTTGATAGTGGTGACTACAAATTAAACCCTCATCAATATGTGCCTATTTATAGCAGTCATTTTCATATTTCCTATTATGTTCAAGTAATTCACATGCATGTAAATGTCTATTTTTTGTTAACTCTtggtaataaatttgattttcttttttagTCTGTGTCTTGCCATGTAGAAGGGCTTGTATAACTCGACCTAAGCAAGGTAATCGAAGTCATTTTCATTGTCCATCTTGTGGCAGAACATATGGAAGAAAGCCTGCTCTCGCACATCATGTTGAATCTTGGAAAGGTCCGTTGTCTGTGTGAATTTTTAACCAAATTTAGATGGTGGATTTGGTATACGTTTGGTATCGTTCAAAGGGTGTAAGGATTTAGTAAGTCTGTGACTCCGGGAATTGAAGAAGtttaaattatgtattttttcaagGGGCACTATTCAACACAGTTGTCAGTTGTGTTATTCTTTTATATCCACCCTTGAGCCATTCAGTTCAATTTTATTCACTAAagtattgttatttcattgATATCCATTCAATTAATACATACCACAATATATGGTAAATTAATAGTTTAGTGGTTGTACTTATGTGTATTGCACTTTTAATTTATCTACTTTGTTTATTTGCAGGTAACTGTTTTCCTTTGGGACAACTGCAGAgaggtttgtgttttttgttctAACAAAATCAATAGGCAATTATTACTTGTTGTTTTAAGGGCTGctataacatttttatttaagatTCATGTTTATGTGGagatttttttctaaaaatatcttGGAGTGAAGCATTGGAGCGTTACAGCTCTTTGTCCATTTAATATTGCAACAAAGGCAATTCAAGTTCATAATGATGGAcgtatttaaaatgaaaaaaatgaaattttaaggCTTTGTCGGCTTTCGATATGTTCATCACATATTCATACATAGTCTGCTTTGAGTCTGTTGGTTTTCGATATGTTCATCACATATTCATACAAAGTCTATATTCATACAAAGTCTGCTTTAAGTCTGTCGGTTTTCGATATGTTCATCACATATTCATACAAAGTCTGCTTTCCTTGATAACAATTtagaatttttgtattttgaaaatcagAAAAACCACTCCGAGGGCATCAGCGTTTACGAAACAAGATACACTCATCCAGTGATATTATGGGTATAAAAAATGGAAGATTTAGTCTAGATCCTCCCAGATCTGCTGCCAGCTTCATAGAGGAACATTTGCAAAATGCCAGGTAACACCAAAGCAAGtatttttgcactttttatgAAACTTTTGACCCCATGGCATTCCACAACTACATAAATATATTACAGTGGAAGTGATGTTGAAATTCAATATGGAGACTCGTCACCTGAAACTTCTTATACAGTAGTGGTGGAGAATGGAGGTTGGTCTTCTACTTGCCAGATAGAGTTctttattaacaatatttctttttaacaatattttcacTTTACTTTTTTTAAGAGTTGGATGAAGAGACATCGCCTGCGAAACGAAGCAGATTATCAGATAACTCTATTCTTGACATGTCTGTATgtcattttatttgtttaaaaccTGTGTATCAATAATTGATCTTTTTAAATAGATATACGTTAATCTGATTTAATATTCATACCTGATTCTATCGAAGCTCAGAacattaaattataatattgaaactGAACCACCCCAGTACTAGAGAACTATCACTGAATgagtaatatttttcattttaacacAGAGTGAACCAAGACCTCATGGTGCTGTGAAAATGTATTCAATGTCTGCGAAGAAAAACCTTTCAGATGCTGATGATGAGGCTGCAACCTATTTTGGGAAAACTGTGTCATCAAGAATTCGGGGTTTAAGTGGAAAGAAACGTGCGGAAGCAATGCAGAAAATAATGCAATTgctttttgaaattgaatatgcaGACATTTAACATTTTTGAAGATCGGAAATGTAGCAGAAAATATGGTACAGTAGAGCGTTGAAGACACTAAGGTGGTGCTCATATTAAGAGATGCCTGCTTGCCATTGTGCGGCTGTTTATTGCTGTGATAACTGAAGTGTATTTTTTGATTAGTTGTTGacaatgtttttttataatGTGATATTAATTAGATATTAGTGTTGACTTTGAActctattttgaaaaaataacactGAACTCtgttttttttgagaaaaattacgATTTTTATATGAGTatatttgttatgaaaaaaaaaaaaatttttttatgcttAAATGTCTATGCTTTCAAATAGGTAATAATTGCAACACTTTGTATTTCTGAGATACCTCGTGAGAGTGTGGTACTGGCATTCACCGCTTGTTGCCCCTTGGTGTATCAATGTTCATTCATTGAGATAGATCGGAAAGAGTTAGGATTTTGGGGATATTGATCAGCGGAATAAATTTGACACAGGGGCAAATGTACATTGGTGCAAACGTCTGTATGTTGAAAGGTCCATTGTTCCAAGTGGGTGTAATCTATATACCAGTGCTATAATCTCTAGGTTCAAAAATGCCCTGGGTACAGATGCAAAGATCATGGAGCCATTAAATGGGTAGAACagatcaaattaaaaaaaaaatcagtttttaCGGCTCGTTAATCAACATACAGTAAATGATAAATAATTAAACATGAATGTCCTTAACAAAAAACAATACATACAATACTGAGTTTAAAACACGCAGACAAAATTATCTTGGATGATTAAAAAATAGAACAGTCACCTGTTTTTTCGTCCACAAAGGAAATGTAAAAGCACATCCAATCTTTCACAAACCCTTTCAGGTCCGAAAAGAAACGTATTTATATCAAAAGAGCTAGAATTACATGAACTAACTACCGGTAACACCCACTGAGAATACTGGCTAGTTTTGAGGCTTTTCCTATCAAATATTGGTGAGAAAACTGGGAATGTTAAATAAACCTATCTTATCTAAACAAGTCTGgagaaaacaaaatgattttgtaGAACCGTAGTGGAACAAGTATGAAATGCAATTTGATGACCTTTGAACCGTGAGAATTTAATCTTTTTGTTTCCGGAAATAAGGCTCCGCCGTTGTCATGTCAAAGTGACGCTCAGGTCGTTTCAGTGTTTTGCTTTTCCCATCTGATGAAGTTTGACACCGGTAATTGGTGAAAGTCGCCTAAGTCTGTTTGACGAGAAATCGTTGATGAAAATGAGTAGACCATgatcaatattatatttttgagtgGAATACTTTGAAAAGTGGAATACTGGAGTAGTGAAATCCTGAACTTTTAGCAAATACAAGagcaaattcagaaattatttGACTTCGTACCAAAGCATCAAAGCGAGGATCACAAGGCGGGCAGGTAGGTAATGcaaatcaaatttgttgaatttAAACTACCAATACACACATTATAATTTTTGTCAAGgattatattttcattgaaaCTGTCGGggacgaaaataaataaatataatttatgtaTGTGCAGATGTATGGCACAACCTCTTTTACTTAAGTGCCTGCATTACATTGTTATGAAAAGGTTTACTGTCACTAGTGACATCGAGGTCTTTTATAAGCTTTATTTGATTAAAGAATTGATTTTGTTGATATAACTCATTAAcctaataaacatacatacatagaTACTTGCGTCTAAAACGtgtaacaaattttcaatttgtccCTTTGAAATTATCGAATATAACCCCAATCCTTAACTGTAAACCTTAATTTTCGACATAGCACCTATAATTTTCCATCGGGATAAAACAATGTCTTCCTATTCAAGGGACAATGAAATCATCAATATCTTTAATGTAAACTAGGTCAATTCATAAAACTTTACAAACAATGTTGAATGAAAATTTCAGATTCCAAATTTGGTTGATTCCAATTGTAATGATGTGAAACTGTAATAAATTTGACAGACTTTCTTTCTGTCTTAGAGATATGGATGGATGTTTACAACTAAAACTAGGGAAACCTATACGTCTTTTTAGAAAAACATGATTCATTATGAAGTATCATGCagtgaaaaagtgaaaaatcttgaaaaatcATTGTCAAAGGAGCTGAAAGAATTGaaagatgaaattgaagaaactGATATGCTGTATGGAAACTGGTCAAAACCTATCaggttgaaattatttttttttttattaaaatattttta from Styela clava chromosome 14, kaStyClav1.hap1.2, whole genome shotgun sequence encodes:
- the LOC120340694 gene encoding uncharacterized protein LOC120340694, which encodes MTRSHVSSAIICLPRLIYFDTNMAENENSDTISVTETLSHVETVPVVTETQSTTLSSEQPNTTDVTIDDQVKSEITVLPGVRSYIEEANPDRSCHFTHDFEEILEASDKEDLSCIYCTDYVSCDIDHFKNHLLRVHYTFAYNYMLDEQNVCVLPCRRACITRPKQGNRSHFHCPSCGRTYGRKPALAHHVESWKGNCFPLGQLQREKPLRGHQRLRNKIHSSSDIMGIKNGRFSLDPPRSAASFIEEHLQNASGSDVEIQYGDSSPETSYTVVVENGELDEETSPAKRSRLSDNSILDMSSEPRPHGAVKMYSMSAKKNLSDADDEAATYFGKTVSSRIRGLSGKKRAEAMQKIMQLLFEIEYADI